AAACGTTTAAATTACGGCATGTATTTTTTAAGCTGTTATCTCGGCAACACCTTGATTTTTTTGCGTCCTCCGCCACTGATGGTAAAGAAGCATGCCAAATAATTAACACATACCAGCAACACATTGTTCAGTCCAAAAGATACTTAGTTACTATCAGCAAGCATGTCTTAGTTACTATCAGTACCAAGCACTAATTATCTTCAAGGAGATCAATCCAAGTAGCTATTGTAGATCTATCAAGAACACAAGAAAAATCCACTAGAGATACTTATCCAGATTAAGGCAAGACAAAGAAGAGAGTGATTTAAATATTAGCTGATGCATTCAGGTTACCCGTCATTCAATGAGTAGGTGAATATTCATTCAGGTAAACAAGCAACAGGCTGCTATGCAGAACAGAGATATAAAAAGACAGCACAGGCTGCTCTTGTACTGGTTACCACGTGATCTAGGTTCGCTGAAAATGGCCAATATATATTTGGTGACCTGGGCTCCCTTCTCTTGTGCTGCTTACCTGCACAAAATTCAGCCAAGCTTAAACATGCATTCAACCTAGCAACTACTAGTAGGCAAACAGCATGCCAATAAACAATACTGCATATGTACTGCCTATAACTTAGGTGCGTATTACACGTATTATTCTAAATGTTGAGTTGAGCAATAAACAATACTGCATATGTACAGGCCATTCTATAAAAAGAAAATTTCCATTGACAGTGCATGTGATGTGTAATTGTATCCACCAACCACCATCTCTTCATAAACTGAATAAAATCTCTCCAGCCTCCAGGTGACCGTATTCCCAATAGGCAATATGCGAACTAGCATTGTTCTAATGATGAACACTAACATGAGGCAACTCCGAACCCAAGACAAGAAACAACGCATCAGAGGAATCGATGGGGCAGCCAAGTTTAATTTAAACCAGAAGCTACCAATGCAAAACCTTGCAAACCAGTAGTCTGCTAATGTtctattttgaaaaagaatgCAGCCGCCCATGACGAATCGTGCACCAGGCGGGCGAGACGAGGAGGGATCTAGCGTGTTACTTCCGGGGACGAAGAGCAGCTGGGTGCCGTGGAAGTGGCAACCGCGAATGGGCCTGTCGTGCTCGTCGAAGCTGTCGAGGAGGCCGGCAGTCGGGGAAGGGGGCCGGCGTCGCGCCGCACGATGGGGAGGCGGCGCACCGGACTCGGGGCACCTCCGGCGGAGCGGCGTGGAGGCctgggcgggcggcgcggaggcttGAGCCGCGGCGAGGTTCAGGGTGGCTGCGTCTAGACGGAGGTCGGGAGCGGGCGGCGAGGTCGGGGGAAGGCCAGCAGTGGGCAACCGTAGCATGGGGGAGGTGGATCCGGCGTCCCGCCGCCCCCACGGAGGGCTGCGACGACGGATTCGGTGGTGGATCCAGCGTCCCCCCCACcacggaggcggtggcggcgttgGGGTGTCGGGGGCGTTGGGTGGATGACCTAGGCTGGTGATGGTGATAATAGCAGTTTTGTTAATCAGTTTGGTTGCATACAATAACTCATGTATAACCTTTGCACATCGTAAACAACTTTGGTAGCTCAATGGGCTTTGGCGTGGGTGGGTCAACTGGTGTTGGGTTCGATTCTTGCGAAGCCCACCTTTTTTCCTAATGCCAGGGATAGGCCGTCCGATCCGTCGGACGCCCCTATCCACTCAAATGCGCTGCCTCGCTCGCCTCTCGTCCCCGCGTGTGCTGCCTGCTCCCTCGCTCGTCCCAGTGTCCTCCTCCCCCACCTCGGCGGCTCCTTCCCAACATCGGCGGGGGCGCCTCACCCACCCCGGCGTCATCCTCCCCAACCCCGGCGTCTCTCGAGGCCGTGGCGAGCAGGGGCGGGCCAGCCAGCGGCACGGGCGCGGGGGAGAAGCAGCGCAGCCGACGGAGGAGCTCCAGGCGGCGTCCATAGCGGGGCAGCAGGCAGGTTTTAGTGCATGTTGCAAGCATATATTCCACGTGTTTAAgatattttagaaaaatattgcAAGTGTTTTATATGGATGTTGCAAAATAGATATAGATATTGCGATGTTGCGTATGCTTCACAAACACGTTGCAGGTGCTTAATCCGGATGTTGCATTTTTATTGAGATGTTCATGTGGATTTTGAATGTTCCATGAAACATGAAACAGATGTTGCGACGGGTTTTTTTCCTCGTCATCAATGAATGCCGTAACTTTTTTCGACATGTTTTTTAATGTTGCAAAGCTACTGTTGAGGAATTGCTGTGAATAATTTTGGGATTTTGCTTTCAACACTTCCTGCATTCTCTATTGGTCCGAATAAAATTTTGAAGTTCAACCACGAGGCAACTTGACATCTTTAGTAGATTAGCCATGATAGCGTTATACAGTTTCCAAGTTTTGCGTGCACCCATTGTATTTTTTATCTAATGCAAATTAAGTATAGCGACCTATGTTTTGATAAGCTAGCATGTTTATTTCTTAAGTGGTAGTCCGTGTTTTGTTTATCCACGGCTAGTTAATTATTTTCTTCATCTCTGAGTGATGTTCGTATCAAACAGTCCCTCGCCGTAAAGACTCCTCCAACAGATAAGCCGCCAAAGAAACTCGGCTGCACCGTAAGCATGCATAGCCACCCAGAAACCTTTAGATACAATGCCTAGACCCATGCCGAAACACCACAGCCTTGTGCATAGTCGAGCATCACATCCTAGTGCATAGTCTCCACTGAGCTCTCCACTGTCGTTACTCATCCCATGCACACAGCCTCCACCAGCATGCCATTGATGCTGCTTGCGTTGTCTTCCGAGTTCAGACAATGTCCTGCACCAGAATAGCCCCTGCCAAGGAGAACAAAACCGCAAGAATCCGCTGGAAGCCTATTCTACAAGCCGCAACCGCTAGAAACCACAGAAAAGAACCCAGAGAAACCCCTGGAACAAAACCCacagaaaccctaaccctagctaaaAGAGGAaaatgggacggcggtcaagggGAGGACTTACCTTTTCTCTCCTTGCGCCGTCCACCGTCGATGCCTTCGGGATGCC
The Panicum hallii strain FIL2 chromosome 6, PHallii_v3.1, whole genome shotgun sequence genome window above contains:
- the LOC112896684 gene encoding uncharacterized protein LOC112896684, giving the protein MPGIGRPIRRTPLSTQMRCLARLSSPRVLPAPSLVPVSSSPTSAAPSQHRRGRLTHPGVILPNPGVSRGRGEQGRASQRHGRGGEAAQPTEELQAASIAGQQVDLDNFDEKEFPKAADLEFMDGILEEDELWSRSFVLLGCGFNFCNYL